A region from the uncultured Macellibacteroides sp. genome encodes:
- a CDS encoding helix-turn-helix transcriptional regulator has product MERLFNIVRFSANQQTKMSDFLFESHTHEFEELLICSRGKIEHFIDFKDSLLQAPLISYVSKGKSHRVTFMQGNENEYPEGWIFRFKSEFIPESRFQLYAGYHEYANVELKDNRHFEQIMKLCDIMYDEALQESPDYAILRSLLSSLFIMIETERKKNASNETSQPCSQHITFRSFLQILEDNFRRDVNVEFYAEKLNMSTRNLNIVCQNILQKSVSEIIETRKLTEAKQLLMHTDKTIAEIGFELGYNEKSYFSNVFKKKAGVTPSEFRSEMSKLIS; this is encoded by the coding sequence ATGGAAAGATTATTCAATATTGTCCGTTTCTCTGCAAATCAACAAACTAAAATGTCAGACTTCTTATTCGAGTCTCATACACACGAATTTGAAGAATTGCTAATTTGTTCGAGGGGAAAAATTGAACATTTTATAGATTTCAAAGACTCACTCTTACAAGCTCCGCTTATTAGCTATGTAAGTAAAGGGAAAAGTCACCGGGTTACATTCATGCAAGGAAATGAAAACGAATACCCCGAAGGATGGATTTTTCGTTTCAAAAGCGAATTTATACCGGAATCGCGCTTTCAGCTTTATGCCGGATACCACGAATATGCCAATGTTGAACTGAAAGACAACCGCCATTTCGAACAAATAATGAAGCTGTGCGACATTATGTACGACGAAGCCCTGCAGGAGTCTCCTGATTATGCCATTCTAAGAAGTTTGCTGAGCTCCCTTTTTATCATGATAGAAACCGAACGAAAGAAAAACGCATCCAATGAAACATCGCAACCCTGCTCGCAACATATCACCTTCCGCTCTTTTCTTCAGATATTGGAAGATAACTTCCGAAGAGATGTGAACGTAGAGTTCTACGCCGAAAAATTAAACATGTCTACCCGCAACCTGAATATTGTTTGTCAGAATATTCTTCAGAAAAGCGTTTCAGAAATTATCGAAACACGAAAGCTTACAGAAGCAAAACAGCTGCTGATGCACACTGATAAAACCATCGCCGAAATAGGATTTGAGCTAGGTTATAATGAGAAATCTTACTTTTCGAATGTGTTTAAAAAGAAAGCCGGGGTTACTCCCAGCGAGTTCAGAAGCGAAATGAGTAAGCTTATTTCCTGA
- a CDS encoding YceI family protein, with protein MKAYYLLAAMALFVATSCTSKSGNKVDASESQAAAVSVGAQKLAVDTINSKIAWTGYKPAGSHHGTLAIKQGELSIEGDELKSGSFVFDMNKIVNEDLTDAKMNEQLVGHLKSADFFDVAKYPEGKFTITKVEKLNDGVSTHRISGNLELKGVSKNISFDANVTNEGNTYKATTVTFKIDRTQWGVNYGSKNIFKDLKDSFINDDMEITITIVATAV; from the coding sequence ATGAAAGCGTATTATTTATTAGCAGCCATGGCATTATTTGTTGCCACATCTTGTACAAGTAAATCAGGAAATAAAGTAGATGCATCCGAATCGCAGGCAGCAGCTGTAAGCGTTGGTGCTCAGAAACTGGCAGTCGACACAATTAATTCAAAAATTGCATGGACGGGATACAAACCAGCCGGAAGTCATCACGGCACACTGGCTATTAAGCAAGGGGAGCTTTCAATTGAAGGTGACGAATTAAAATCTGGTAGTTTTGTTTTTGACATGAACAAAATTGTGAACGAAGACTTAACCGATGCCAAGATGAACGAACAGCTTGTTGGTCATTTAAAAAGTGCCGACTTCTTCGATGTTGCCAAATATCCGGAGGGCAAATTCACTATAACAAAGGTTGAAAAACTAAATGATGGTGTAAGCACGCATCGTATAAGCGGAAACCTTGAATTAAAGGGTGTATCTAAAAATATATCTTTCGATGCCAATGTAACTAACGAAGGGAATACCTACAAGGCAACAACGGTTACTTTCAAAATAGACCGTACCCAATGGGGCGTAAACTATGGTTCTAAAAATATATTCAAGGATTTAAAAGACTCTTTCATAAACGACGACATGGAAATTACAATTACCATTGTTGCAACAGCTGTATAA
- the ygiD gene encoding 4,5-DOPA dioxygenase extradiol, with protein MNFDSLHSATNTLKSTAPMPVLFVGHGSPMNAIEINEFSDKWRVLGKELPRPSAVLCISAHWETRGTQVTAMQHPETIHDFGGFPQALFDVSYPANGNPELAKQIRQEMTGANIGLNVDWGLDHGCWSILTHLYPEATVPVLQLSLDYTIDAQNHFNLAKQLAFLRSKGVLIIGSGNMIHNLRQLRFSPTLGLNEVFGYDWALEMTDLLKQKIMDEDYNALINYEKLSLAARLAIPTTDHYYPLLYTLALRTKDDNVSFFNDKILAGSIGMTSVLIDSHA; from the coding sequence ATGAACTTTGATAGTTTACATTCCGCAACCAACACATTAAAAAGCACAGCGCCTATGCCTGTGCTTTTTGTTGGCCACGGGAGTCCGATGAATGCCATTGAGATAAATGAATTCTCTGATAAATGGAGGGTATTGGGAAAAGAATTACCCCGTCCGTCTGCTGTTCTGTGTATTTCTGCCCACTGGGAAACCAGAGGAACACAAGTTACAGCTATGCAGCATCCGGAAACCATTCATGATTTCGGAGGGTTCCCACAGGCATTGTTTGATGTCAGCTATCCGGCAAACGGAAACCCTGAACTTGCTAAACAAATCCGGCAGGAGATGACAGGTGCAAATATTGGTCTTAATGTTGACTGGGGTTTAGACCATGGTTGCTGGAGTATTCTTACTCATTTATACCCTGAAGCCACCGTACCTGTATTGCAGTTAAGCCTTGATTACACGATTGACGCCCAAAATCATTTCAATCTGGCGAAGCAACTGGCTTTTCTGCGGAGCAAGGGTGTTCTGATTATTGGCAGCGGAAACATGATTCATAACCTGAGGCAACTGCGCTTTAGTCCTACTTTAGGATTAAATGAAGTATTCGGATACGACTGGGCACTTGAGATGACAGATTTATTAAAGCAAAAAATTATGGATGAAGACTATAATGCACTGATAAATTACGAGAAACTTAGTCTAGCTGCCCGATTGGCTATTCCAACGACAGACCATTATTACCCGTTGCTTTATACGCTGGCATTACGGACTAAAGATGATAATGTATCTTTCTTTAATGATAAGATACTAGCCGGATCCATCGGTATGACTTCTGTTCTGATTGATTCCCACGCTTAA
- a CDS encoding DUF4286 family protein: MIIYNTTFHIEKEAHIACVDYLKKEYIPQAVSSGFLLNPRLRRVLQNEENEGESYAVQFHVKNVDTLNFWLKREGMALQQTLVTRFGPKVAGFTTLLEEVSWEDE, translated from the coding sequence ATGATAATTTACAACACCACCTTTCATATTGAAAAAGAAGCTCATATAGCTTGCGTGGACTACCTGAAAAAGGAATACATACCCCAGGCTGTATCAAGCGGATTCTTACTAAATCCTCGTTTAAGGAGGGTGCTGCAGAACGAAGAAAACGAAGGCGAAAGTTATGCCGTTCAGTTTCATGTTAAGAATGTCGACACCCTGAATTTCTGGCTTAAGCGAGAAGGAATGGCCTTACAACAGACACTTGTAACCAGATTCGGGCCCAAAGTTGCCGGATTCACCACTTTACTGGAGGAAGTAAGCTGGGAAGATGAGTAA
- the ruvC gene encoding crossover junction endodeoxyribonuclease RuvC, whose translation MSKERIILGIDPGTIVMGYGVIRIEGKKPVLEAMGVLQLNKYEDHYLRLRKIFERVLGLIEQYHPDELAIEAPFFGKNVQSMLKLGRAQGVAISAALSRDIPIFEYAPLKIKMSITGNGQASKEQVAGMLQRMLHIPQENMLPQLDATDGVAAALCHYLQSNNPLSEKKYTGWKDFISKNPGKVKE comes from the coding sequence ATGAGTAAAGAGCGCATCATACTTGGAATAGACCCCGGCACCATTGTTATGGGATACGGCGTAATCCGGATAGAGGGCAAAAAACCTGTACTCGAGGCTATGGGTGTGCTTCAATTAAACAAATACGAGGATCACTATCTCCGTCTGCGTAAAATATTCGAACGTGTACTGGGACTTATTGAACAGTATCATCCCGATGAACTGGCTATCGAAGCTCCCTTCTTTGGGAAAAACGTTCAAAGTATGCTTAAACTGGGCCGGGCGCAAGGGGTTGCCATTTCGGCAGCACTTAGCCGCGACATTCCCATATTTGAATATGCTCCGCTGAAAATTAAGATGTCGATCACCGGAAACGGACAAGCATCCAAAGAACAGGTGGCAGGCATGCTGCAACGAATGCTCCATATTCCACAGGAAAACATGCTTCCGCAACTGGATGCTACGGATGGAGTGGCAGCAGCTCTTTGCCATTACCTGCAGAGCAATAACCCATTAAGTGAAAAGAAATATACAGGATGGAAAGATTTCATATCTAAAAATCCAGGAAAAGTAAAGGAATAG
- the gdhA gene encoding NADP-specific glutamate dehydrogenase, which translates to MKTELILSALEAKHPGEKEYLQAVKEVLLSIEGVYNQHPEFEKNRIIERLVEPDRIFTFRVPWVDDKGDIQVNLGYRVQFNNAIGPYKGGIRFHPSVNLSILKFLGFEQTFKNALTTLPMGGAKGGSDFAPRGRSDAEIMRFCQSFILELWRNIGPDTDVPAGDIGVGGREVGYMYGMYKKLARENTGTFTGKGMEFGGSILRPEATGFGALYFVRQMLETNNIDIKGKTIAVSGFGNVAWGATLKATEMGGKVVTISGPDGYIYDPDGISGEKIEYMLELRNTGNDIVAPYVEEYPNASFFPGKKPWEQKVDIALPCATQNELDADDAMLLINNKTLCVAEVSNMGCTSEAVDLFIEHKQLFAPGKAVNAGGVATSGLEMTQNAMHISWEASEVDSKLHTIMSNIHGQCVEHGKENGYVNYVKGANIAGFMKVARAMMAQGII; encoded by the coding sequence ATGAAAACAGAACTTATTTTATCTGCATTAGAGGCTAAACACCCCGGGGAAAAGGAGTATTTACAAGCCGTAAAGGAGGTACTACTCTCTATTGAAGGTGTTTACAATCAACATCCCGAATTTGAGAAGAACAGAATCATAGAGCGATTGGTTGAGCCGGACCGCATATTTACCTTCCGTGTACCCTGGGTAGACGATAAAGGAGATATTCAGGTAAATTTAGGATACCGTGTGCAATTCAATAATGCCATTGGCCCGTATAAAGGAGGAATTCGTTTTCACCCTTCTGTGAACTTATCCATATTGAAATTTCTTGGATTCGAGCAGACTTTTAAAAACGCGCTGACTACCTTACCTATGGGTGGAGCCAAGGGTGGATCTGATTTTGCGCCTCGTGGAAGGTCGGATGCCGAAATTATGCGTTTCTGTCAGTCTTTCATTCTTGAATTGTGGAGAAATATTGGTCCGGATACCGATGTACCTGCCGGAGATATTGGCGTAGGCGGACGCGAAGTTGGTTACATGTATGGCATGTATAAAAAACTTGCCCGCGAAAACACGGGTACGTTTACAGGTAAAGGTATGGAATTCGGGGGTTCAATTCTCCGTCCCGAAGCAACCGGTTTCGGCGCTTTGTATTTTGTCCGTCAGATGTTGGAGACTAACAATATTGATATAAAAGGTAAGACTATAGCTGTTTCGGGATTCGGAAACGTAGCCTGGGGAGCAACCTTGAAAGCAACTGAAATGGGAGGTAAGGTGGTTACCATATCCGGACCCGACGGATACATTTATGATCCGGATGGTATATCTGGCGAAAAGATTGAGTACATGCTGGAACTTCGTAATACAGGCAATGATATTGTTGCACCTTATGTGGAAGAATATCCTAATGCATCTTTCTTCCCCGGCAAGAAGCCCTGGGAACAGAAAGTAGACATTGCTCTGCCTTGTGCAACGCAGAACGAGCTGGATGCCGACGATGCAATGTTGCTTATCAATAACAAAACACTTTGTGTGGCCGAAGTTTCCAATATGGGTTGTACCTCGGAGGCTGTAGATTTATTTATTGAACATAAGCAACTGTTTGCTCCTGGCAAGGCCGTTAATGCAGGAGGAGTAGCAACTTCAGGACTGGAGATGACACAGAATGCCATGCATATATCCTGGGAAGCTTCGGAAGTAGATTCCAAGTTGCATACGATTATGAGCAATATTCATGGTCAGTGTGTGGAGCATGGAAAAGAAAATGGATATGTTAACTATGTAAAAGGAGCAAACATAGCCGGGTTTATGAAAGTGGCCCGCGCTATGATGGCGCAAGGTATCATATAA
- a CDS encoding PEP/pyruvate-binding domain-containing protein — translation MSGIPDFKNLVFKDTSFANLMNKRIYNILMIATKYDAFMLEDDGRVDEQIFNEYTSLSLRYPPRFTQVTTEEEALAELKKKNFELIICMPNMDNKDIFAAAKEIKIHYPEIPIVVLTPFSKEVSKRVEGEDLSAIDYVFSWLGNSELLLAIIKLIEDKMNARDDVDSVGVQIILLVEDSIRFYSSALPHLYKFVLEQSQEFAKEALNEHQRTLRMRGRPKIKLARNYEEAVRIFDQYRDNILGIISDMSFMHEGIKDPYAGYKFGQYVRKTGLIIPFVLESSETANKVYAEELNASFIDKNSKSYPQDLRKKIMQRFGFGDFLIINPETRKEIMRIKDLKDLQRKIFEIPDNSLVYHLSRNHFSRFFFSRAMFPPAVVLKDVDVSDYKNMDEARQLIFDLIVQYRRMKNSGIVAIFQKERFDEYSNFARIGEGSLGGKGRGLAFIGTMVKRYPDWSKDNFDVTIPKTVVICTDIFDEFMETNELYPVALSDADDNTILKYFLRASLPGHLIEDLMAFFDVVKSPIAIRSSSLLEDSHYQPFAGIYSTYMVPKLEDKYEMLRTLSDAIKAVYASVFYKDSKAYMTATSNLIDQEKMAVVLQEVVGTRYDSRFYPTFSGVARSLNFYPIGNEKAEDGIANIALGLGKYIVDGGLTLRFSPRHPHNILQMSSMDFALRETQTRFYALDLENLADQFSIDDAFNLVKLSLKEADQDGSLKLITSTYDPYDQIIRDGYYPGGRKILSFVNILQHDVFPLAETLSSVLHTGQEEMGRPIEIEFAVNLDQNDSRKATFYLLQVRPIVDNKEVINENLKEIQNEDTILSSTSVLGHGIDKEVHDIVYVKTGSFNSSNNQLIAYEIEKINRQFTAEKKTYVLVGPGRWGSSDAWLGIPVKWPHICNAKVIVESGLENYRIDPSQGTHFFQNLTSFGVGYFTINPFKQDGWFDEEFLNNQPAVEETKFLRHVHFESPIVVKMDGKNSLGVVLKPAGK, via the coding sequence ATGAGTGGAATTCCAGACTTCAAGAACCTTGTGTTCAAAGACACTTCGTTCGCTAATTTAATGAATAAGCGAATATATAATATTTTGATGATAGCCACCAAGTACGATGCCTTCATGTTGGAAGACGACGGTAGGGTGGACGAACAGATATTTAATGAATACACCTCTTTAAGCCTCCGCTATCCTCCGCGGTTCACCCAGGTAACCACCGAAGAAGAGGCGCTGGCGGAATTGAAAAAGAAAAACTTTGAATTGATTATCTGTATGCCAAATATGGATAACAAAGATATCTTTGCCGCCGCGAAGGAAATTAAAATTCATTACCCGGAGATCCCTATCGTTGTTCTTACTCCTTTTTCCAAAGAAGTATCCAAACGTGTGGAGGGCGAAGACTTATCCGCTATTGATTACGTATTCAGCTGGTTGGGAAACTCGGAATTGCTGTTGGCGATCATTAAGCTCATTGAGGATAAAATGAATGCACGCGATGATGTGGATTCGGTGGGTGTTCAGATCATTCTGCTTGTTGAAGACTCCATCCGGTTTTATTCATCGGCACTGCCTCACTTATATAAATTTGTACTTGAACAGAGTCAGGAATTTGCGAAGGAAGCACTCAACGAACACCAGCGCACATTACGTATGCGTGGTCGTCCCAAAATTAAACTGGCCCGTAATTACGAAGAGGCTGTAAGAATATTTGACCAGTATCGGGATAATATCCTTGGCATAATTTCCGACATGAGTTTCATGCACGAAGGGATCAAAGACCCTTATGCTGGTTATAAGTTTGGACAATATGTACGCAAAACCGGACTAATTATTCCGTTTGTTCTCGAATCTTCCGAAACAGCCAATAAAGTATATGCCGAGGAGCTAAATGCCTCTTTTATAGATAAAAACTCAAAAAGTTATCCACAGGATCTTAGAAAAAAAATCATGCAGCGTTTCGGGTTCGGCGACTTCCTTATTATCAATCCCGAAACCAGGAAAGAGATAATGAGAATCAAGGATCTAAAAGATCTGCAAAGAAAAATCTTCGAGATTCCGGACAATTCATTGGTATACCATCTTTCACGCAATCATTTCTCACGCTTCTTTTTTTCGCGGGCCATGTTTCCACCTGCCGTGGTTCTGAAAGATGTGGATGTTAGTGATTATAAAAACATGGACGAAGCGCGACAGCTTATATTCGATCTGATTGTGCAGTACCGGCGCATGAAAAACTCGGGTATCGTTGCCATATTTCAAAAAGAACGGTTCGACGAGTATTCCAACTTTGCACGTATCGGCGAAGGTTCTTTGGGTGGCAAAGGACGTGGTCTGGCTTTTATCGGTACAATGGTTAAACGTTACCCGGATTGGAGCAAAGATAATTTTGATGTAACCATCCCCAAAACGGTTGTAATCTGTACAGATATTTTCGATGAGTTTATGGAAACCAACGAACTGTATCCGGTTGCTTTAAGTGATGCCGACGACAATACAATCCTTAAATATTTCCTTCGGGCGAGCCTTCCTGGTCATCTCATCGAAGACCTGATGGCTTTCTTTGATGTGGTAAAAAGTCCTATTGCCATCCGCTCATCCAGTCTGCTGGAAGACTCTCACTATCAGCCATTCGCAGGGATCTATTCAACCTATATGGTTCCTAAGCTTGAAGATAAATATGAGATGCTTCGAACATTGAGTGACGCTATCAAAGCTGTTTATGCTTCTGTATTTTATAAGGATAGTAAAGCGTATATGACAGCTACATCCAATCTGATCGATCAGGAAAAGATGGCTGTAGTTTTACAGGAAGTAGTAGGTACCCGCTATGATTCCCGCTTTTATCCAACATTCTCGGGAGTTGCCCGTTCTCTGAATTTCTATCCTATTGGAAACGAAAAGGCCGAAGACGGAATTGCCAACATTGCGCTTGGTTTAGGAAAATATATTGTAGACGGTGGACTAACACTCCGCTTTTCGCCCAGGCATCCGCACAATATTTTACAGATGAGCTCCATGGATTTTGCCCTTCGGGAAACACAAACCCGTTTCTACGCACTTGACCTGGAGAATCTGGCCGATCAGTTTTCGATAGACGATGCTTTTAACCTGGTAAAACTAAGTTTGAAGGAGGCCGATCAGGACGGATCACTAAAATTAATCACGTCAACATACGATCCTTACGATCAGATAATCCGGGATGGTTACTACCCTGGCGGGCGCAAGATTCTCTCCTTTGTAAATATCTTGCAACATGATGTATTCCCGCTTGCCGAAACATTGAGCTCGGTACTGCATACCGGGCAAGAAGAGATGGGCAGACCTATTGAAATTGAATTTGCCGTAAACCTGGATCAGAACGATTCCCGCAAAGCGACATTCTATCTGCTGCAGGTTCGCCCGATTGTTGACAATAAAGAAGTAATAAATGAAAATCTGAAAGAAATTCAGAATGAAGATACAATTCTTTCCTCCACCAGTGTTTTAGGACATGGTATCGATAAGGAGGTACATGATATTGTTTATGTAAAAACCGGTTCGTTCAATTCAAGCAACAATCAGCTTATTGCCTATGAAATTGAAAAGATAAACCGACAGTTTACAGCCGAAAAGAAAACGTATGTACTGGTTGGACCGGGGCGCTGGGGAAGTAGTGACGCCTGGCTTGGTATTCCGGTTAAGTGGCCTCACATCTGCAACGCCAAAGTTATAGTAGAATCCGGATTGGAAAATTACCGAATCGACCCGAGTCAGGGGACCCACTTCTTTCAGAATCTCACCTCATTCGGGGTAGGATACTTCACGATCAACCCCTTTAAACAGGATGGGTGGTTCGATGAAGAATTTCTGAACAATCAGCCGGCTGTGGAAGAAACCAAGTTCCTGCGGCACGTTCACTTTGAAAGTCCGATTGTAGTAAAAATGGATGGAAAGAATAGTCTGGGTGTAGTTTTAAAACCTGCCGGCAAGTAG
- the sfsA gene encoding DNA/RNA nuclease SfsA, with protein sequence MQFTQNLIEGTLVKRYKRFLADVRLRNEEEITAHCPNSGSMITCIEENAPVLLSYSSNPSRKTPFTWELIQLNGGWVCINTQHANAVAFEALQNGTIPSLSGFSLTKREVTFGDSRFDIYAERGDEKWFIEVKSVTLKLNGEASFPDSVTSRGLKHLYTLAEAKKQGYRVAMLYVVMRSDVDFFRPAREIDPEYAAALREVAAQGVNVFVVGTTITPEGITIDKELPFEI encoded by the coding sequence ATGCAATTTACACAAAATCTGATTGAAGGTACACTGGTAAAAAGGTACAAACGATTTCTTGCTGACGTGAGACTTCGTAACGAAGAAGAGATTACTGCCCATTGCCCCAATTCGGGATCGATGATTACGTGCATAGAAGAAAATGCGCCGGTTCTTTTGTCTTATTCATCAAATCCATCGCGTAAAACACCATTTACATGGGAACTAATTCAATTAAATGGCGGATGGGTTTGTATTAATACCCAGCACGCCAATGCGGTTGCTTTTGAAGCTTTGCAAAATGGAACCATACCTTCTTTATCTGGCTTTTCGCTGACTAAACGTGAAGTCACTTTCGGTGATAGCCGGTTTGATATTTACGCGGAGCGGGGTGACGAGAAATGGTTTATCGAAGTGAAAAGTGTTACTCTTAAGCTAAATGGAGAGGCTTCGTTCCCTGATTCTGTTACTTCCAGAGGGTTGAAGCATCTTTATACACTCGCAGAAGCCAAAAAACAAGGTTATCGGGTAGCAATGCTTTATGTGGTAATGCGTTCGGATGTCGATTTCTTTCGTCCGGCACGTGAAATAGACCCTGAATATGCTGCAGCTTTACGTGAGGTTGCTGCTCAGGGAGTGAACGTGTTTGTAGTGGGTACCACCATTACTCCAGAAGGAATAACGATAGACAAGGAGCTTCCTTTTGAAATATAA
- a CDS encoding SUMF1/EgtB/PvdO family nonheme iron enzyme, with translation MANRNSNHYHQKKRFLKKRSFILLIGFLFGAGIMVATYQTSVYFSTDESCMMCHVHPHAEDSWKMSKHVNNGSGVKTHCVDCHLPPKHNTWDHYSAKAKLGIRDVWGYLTKDSADFDWETKSQLEYAVTFIPNESCKECHQNLFPEGVTDKGITAHLYYEENEKKLDLQCISCHLDAGHYNPNYAHSQMTGIPGLTGAGAVDSSSFFKDSAVVTEFKDFEEKIPGTPVSFVMKAIPGGTFKMGSTEDEAFHAADESPVRNVTISPFFMAEVEVTWDQYWAFYGNTMSEGRTPPETVYANNSNPNVDAISGPTPPFGFPDQGWGSGKRPAITMTHYAAETFCQWLSKKTGKKYRLPTEAEWEYAARGGTNTPYFFEGSPKDYSDIGFWRKFFDADTEVISDFVIYGKNSKNKTQEPSLVKANPFGLKNMLGNVMEYCADKYSPDAYKKGGASVKNPIVKEGKEWVVRGGNYTSDASKVRSAARDYTKHDIWLKTDPQQPKSIWWYSDIRGIGFRIVCEPDASIGAK, from the coding sequence ATGGCAAACAGAAATTCTAATCACTATCACCAAAAGAAGCGTTTTTTAAAAAAAAGATCTTTTATACTTTTAATTGGTTTTCTTTTTGGAGCAGGAATCATGGTAGCAACATACCAGACGTCCGTTTATTTTTCTACAGACGAATCATGTATGATGTGTCACGTACATCCACATGCAGAGGATAGCTGGAAAATGTCTAAACACGTAAATAACGGAAGCGGTGTGAAGACACATTGCGTAGATTGCCACCTTCCTCCAAAACATAATACCTGGGACCATTACTCCGCAAAAGCTAAACTGGGAATCCGTGATGTATGGGGTTATCTAACAAAAGACAGTGCAGACTTTGATTGGGAAACCAAATCGCAACTTGAATACGCTGTTACATTCATTCCGAATGAATCCTGTAAAGAATGTCACCAAAACCTATTTCCTGAGGGAGTTACCGATAAAGGAATAACAGCACACTTGTACTATGAAGAAAATGAAAAGAAATTAGATCTTCAGTGTATTAGCTGTCACCTTGATGCCGGACATTATAATCCCAATTATGCACACTCCCAGATGACCGGCATTCCTGGTCTTACCGGAGCCGGTGCTGTTGATTCAAGCAGCTTCTTTAAAGATTCGGCAGTAGTTACAGAATTCAAAGATTTCGAAGAAAAAATACCTGGAACGCCCGTTTCATTTGTAATGAAAGCGATTCCCGGAGGAACTTTTAAAATGGGTAGTACGGAGGATGAAGCATTCCATGCAGCCGACGAAAGTCCGGTTCGCAATGTAACTATAAGTCCGTTCTTCATGGCCGAGGTAGAAGTAACCTGGGATCAGTACTGGGCTTTCTACGGAAACACAATGAGTGAAGGAAGAACCCCGCCGGAAACTGTATATGCCAACAACAGCAATCCAAACGTGGATGCTATTTCAGGGCCAACGCCTCCTTTCGGTTTCCCCGATCAGGGATGGGGAAGCGGAAAACGTCCGGCTATTACAATGACGCACTATGCCGCAGAAACATTCTGTCAGTGGCTTTCAAAAAAGACAGGAAAGAAATATCGCCTTCCAACAGAAGCCGAATGGGAATATGCTGCTCGCGGCGGAACGAACACCCCGTACTTCTTTGAAGGAAGTCCAAAAGATTATTCAGACATCGGATTTTGGAGAAAATTCTTCGATGCAGATACCGAAGTGATAAGTGATTTCGTTATTTATGGCAAAAACAGTAAAAACAAAACGCAGGAGCCATCCTTAGTGAAGGCAAATCCTTTTGGATTAAAGAATATGCTGGGAAATGTTATGGAATATTGTGCTGACAAATATTCTCCGGATGCTTACAAAAAAGGGGGAGCCAGTGTAAAAAATCCGATAGTTAAAGAGGGAAAAGAGTGGGTAGTTCGTGGAGGTAATTATACGTCCGATGCATCTAAAGTACGCTCAGCAGCCCGCGATTACACTAAACATGATATCTGGCTGAAAACCGATCCTCAACAACCAAAGAGTATTTGGTGGTATTCGGATATAAGAGGAATCGGATTCCGTATTGTATGTGAACCTGACGCTTCTATTGGAGCAAAATAA